In one Silene latifolia isolate original U9 population chromosome 10, ASM4854445v1, whole genome shotgun sequence genomic region, the following are encoded:
- the LOC141606136 gene encoding formin-like protein 17, whose protein sequence is MRAVLSLGNALNQGTARGSAVGFRLDSLLKLTETRARNNKMTLMHYLCKIIAEKLPEVLDFSEALTSLEPATKIQLKYLAEEMQAVNKGLEKILQELSMSENDGPVSEEFHKVYLC, encoded by the exons ATGCGAGCAGTTCTTTCATTGGGTAACGCTTTGAATCAAGGCACAGCTAGAG GTTCAGCTGTTGGTTTTCGACTGGATAGCCTATTGAAACTCACTGAAACTCGTGCTCGGAATAACAAGATGACTTTGATGCATTATCTTTGCAAG ATTATTGCTGAAAAGTTACCAGAGGTTCTAGATTTCTCAGAGGCTCTTACTAGCCTGGAACCTGCTACAAAG ATCCAACTAAAATATTTGGCGGAGGAGATGCAAGCAGTTAACAAAGGGCTGGAAAAGATTTTGCAAGAATTGTCCATGTCAGAGAATGACGGGCCTGTTTCAGAAGAATTTCATAAG GTTTACTTGTGTTGA
- the LOC141608399 gene encoding uncharacterized protein LOC141608399, which yields MGTLTAALQPLIVRAKTSKEAWDILALTYANPSRAHIMQLKEKFDSIKKSADQSISDYMNSIQVCVDQLALMGKILDPEDVIAKVLRGLDYETYKAVINPVRARDNPITFEALHEKLFQQELLIQHETNTTNNTNLFAPSANPSYRHNQQNSGQNRPYNPHVYNQQQPHHHHSNTAGPRPFKGRCQWCREIGHFVTVVIPKLKICQEHHPIFDKLKEVVTTLLNFTTMFSRAHEENLKQLEVEKKKEKYSENQRWEIEM from the exons ATGGGCACCCTTACCGCGGCCTTACAACCCTTAATAGTACGGGCCAAAACCTCTAAGGAAGCGTGGGATATCCTCGCTCTTACCTACGCCAACCCGTCCCGTGCCCATATCATGCAACTTAAGGAAAAGTTTGATTCGATTAAAAAATCAGCGGATCAATCTATTTCAGACTACATGAACTCAATTCAAGTTTGTGTGGATCAATTAGCCCTCATGGGCAAAATACTAGATCCTGAAGACGTCATAGCCAAGGTCCTTCGCGGCCTTGATTATGAAACCTATAAAGCCGTCATCAACCCCGTAAGAGCTCGCGATAACCCCATTACCTTTGAAGCACTTCATGAGAAGTTGTTTCAACAAGAATTACTCATACAACATGAAACCAACACCACCAATAACACCAATCTATTCGCCCCATCTGCTAACCCCTCTTATCGTCACAATCAGCAGAACAGTGGTCAAAACCGACCCTACAACCCTCATGTATACAACCAGCAGCAACCGCACCACCATCACTCCAACACCGCTGGCCCTCGTCCCTTCAAAGGACGGTGTCAATGGTGTAGGGAAATAGGGCAT TTTGTCACAGTAGTGATTCCGAAGCTTAAAATTTGCCAGGAACACCACCCTATCTTTGACAAGTTAAAAGAAG TTGTGACAACTTTACTCAACTTCACAACGATGTTCAGTCGAGCTCATGAGGAGAACCTTAAGCAACTAGAGgttgaaaagaagaaagagaagtATTCAGAAAATCAGAG ATGGGAGATCGAAATGTAG